Proteins encoded within one genomic window of Humulus lupulus chromosome 1, drHumLupu1.1, whole genome shotgun sequence:
- the LOC133809926 gene encoding transcription factor HEC1 produces the protein MDVDMMMKSSSSSVGDHHHHQNHNHLDMISIMMQMEKTSPEYCGSSPTFLDMNFSEGTNSPPPPPPSVYPSTTTAGISFLGGGGVNQIQEPVTPPPYQQQPNAPLSGGGGGRLFKSDNIVNNAIAAANSYEKRNSMAAMREMIFRIAAMQPIHIDPESIKPPKRRNVKISKDPQSVAARHRRERISERIRILQRLVPGGTKMDTASMLDEAIHYVKFLKKQVQTLEQVGQANNTRSSSASSSAAAVGFPGTHLGNLNYSAFFKACQPFNSSMPDQSLRMLR, from the coding sequence ATGGACGTTGACATGATGATGAAGTCATCATCCTCATCGGTAGGTGATCACCACCATCATCAAAATCATAACCATCTCGACATGATATCGATCATGATGCAAATGGAAAAAACCAGTCCCGAATACTGCGGTTCCTCTCCCACATTTCTGGACATGAATTTCTCCGAAGGAACCAACTCACCACCACCCCCACCGCCGTCGGTATATCCTTCCACAACGACAGCGGGTATTTCATTCCTCGGCGGCGGAGGAGTAAACCAGATTCAAGAACCGGTTACTCCGCCGCCATACCAACAACAACCGAATGCGCCACTCTCCGGCGGCGGCGGCGGTAGACTCTTCAAGAGTGATAATATTGTTAATAACGCAATTGCGGCAGCGAACTCTTACGAGAAGAGAAACTCAATGGCGGCGATGAGAGAGATGATATTCAGAATAGCTGCGATGCAGCCAATCCATATCGACCCGGAGTCGATTAAGCCGCCGAAGCGGCGAAACGTGAAGATATCGAAGGACCCTCAGAGCGTGGCGGCGAGGCACCGTAGGGAGCGGATAAGCGAGAGGATTAGGATACTGCAAAGGCTGGTTCCCGGCGGGACAAAGATGGACACGGCTTCGATGTTGGATGAAGCCATTCATTACGTTAAGTTTTTGAAAAAACAAGTTCAAACGTTGGAACAGGTCGGTCAAGCTAACAATACCAGGTCTTCCTCCGCCTCTTCCTCCGCGGCCGCTGTCGGGTTCCCGGGGACCCATTTGGGTAATTTGAACTATTCTGCTTTCTTTAAGGCCTGTCAGCCTTTTAACTCTTCAATGCCGGACCAATCACTTCGAATGCTTCGATGA